Proteins found in one Salvia splendens isolate huo1 chromosome 10, SspV2, whole genome shotgun sequence genomic segment:
- the LOC121750504 gene encoding uncharacterized protein LOC121750504 isoform X1 has translation MATNGGSGSGRVVYADNKMERRPMKLENPFTIKVGQVFTGFGVGCGVGIGVGRPINLGAIPVLGQVMSAARGATDAFSGVQRHVNNSLKKVGAKNIEAGIGCGVGFGHGFGVGLAVKPSVLHQIHSQFLQVATGVMERLGINSSSTLSASQGIISPPSLQIGKSAVDESSYENRSRAQLANSSSNKRNGTALFSPEGTLAPSPTSATTDTEYTSQTEKVLNNFLKNLKEDGSSSQEQGRATQLENNVLQMVLKHQVLIEELMQENDKLRQILVDELKVQPSRLQSSATSRSKSSCTECFECRRRQRKR, from the exons ATGGCGACCAACGGAGGCAGCGGCAGCGGCCGAGTCGTTTACGCGGACAATAAAATGGAAAGGAGACCGATGAAGTTAGAGAATCCATTTACCATAAAAGTGGGTCAAGTATTCACCGGTTTTGGAGTTGGTTGTGGTGTTGGCATTGGCGTCGGTCGTCCTATAAATTTAG GTGCAATACCAGTCCTGGGCCAAGTCATGAGTGCCGCCAGGGGCGCAACTGATGCATTTTCTGGTGTGCAAAGGCATGTCAATAATTCT CTAAAGAAAGTAGGTGCAAAGAACATTGAAGCTGGTATTGGCTGTGGAGTGGGTTTTGGCCATGGATTTGGAGTTG GCCTTGCTGTGAAGCCTAGTGTGCTACATCAGATACATTCACAATTTCTA CAAGTGGCAACAGGTGTGATGGAAAGACTTGGAATTAATTCCAGTTCTACCCTGTCTGCTAGCCAAGGGATTATTTCCCCTCCATCTTTACAAATTGGCAAGAGCGCGGTAGACGAATCATCATATGAAAATCGAAGCAGGGCCCAGTTAGCAAATTCATCATCTaataaaaggaatgggactgcaCTATTTTCTCCAGAGGGGACTTTAGCTCCGAGTCCGACAAGTGCTACAACAGATACAGAGTATACCAGTCAAACAGAGAAAGTCCTAAACAACTTTTTGAAAAATCTCAAAGAGGACGGTAGCTCCTCTCAGGAACAA GGTCGGGCAACTCAATTGGAGAATAACGTGCTTCAAATG GTGTTGAAACACCAGGTACTCATTGAAGAACTAATGCAAGAAAACGATAAGCTTCGCCAGATATTAGTTGATGAGTTAAAAGTCCAACCCAGCAGGCTCCAATCTAGTGCCACAAGCCGGAGTAAGTCCTCATGTACCGAATGTTTTGAATGCCGTAGAAGACAAAGGAAAAGGTGA
- the LOC121750504 gene encoding uncharacterized protein LOC121750504 isoform X2 has translation MATNGGSGSGRVVYADNKMERRPMKLENPFTIKVGQVFTGFGVGCGVGIGVGRPINLGAIPVLGQVMSAARGATDAFSGVQRHVNNSLKKVGAKNIEAGIGCGVGFGHGFGVGLAVKPSVLHQIHSQFLQVATGVMERLGINSSSTLSASQGIISPPSLQIGKSAVDESSYENRSRAQLANSSSNKRNGTALFSPEGTLAPSPTSATTDTEYTSQTEKVLNNFLKNLKEDGSSSQEQVCIHEPQNSNTRAISLQYVRTKLMWNSETRNNWVGQLNWRITCFKWC, from the exons ATGGCGACCAACGGAGGCAGCGGCAGCGGCCGAGTCGTTTACGCGGACAATAAAATGGAAAGGAGACCGATGAAGTTAGAGAATCCATTTACCATAAAAGTGGGTCAAGTATTCACCGGTTTTGGAGTTGGTTGTGGTGTTGGCATTGGCGTCGGTCGTCCTATAAATTTAG GTGCAATACCAGTCCTGGGCCAAGTCATGAGTGCCGCCAGGGGCGCAACTGATGCATTTTCTGGTGTGCAAAGGCATGTCAATAATTCT CTAAAGAAAGTAGGTGCAAAGAACATTGAAGCTGGTATTGGCTGTGGAGTGGGTTTTGGCCATGGATTTGGAGTTG GCCTTGCTGTGAAGCCTAGTGTGCTACATCAGATACATTCACAATTTCTA CAAGTGGCAACAGGTGTGATGGAAAGACTTGGAATTAATTCCAGTTCTACCCTGTCTGCTAGCCAAGGGATTATTTCCCCTCCATCTTTACAAATTGGCAAGAGCGCGGTAGACGAATCATCATATGAAAATCGAAGCAGGGCCCAGTTAGCAAATTCATCATCTaataaaaggaatgggactgcaCTATTTTCTCCAGAGGGGACTTTAGCTCCGAGTCCGACAAGTGCTACAACAGATACAGAGTATACCAGTCAAACAGAGAAAGTCCTAAACAACTTTTTGAAAAATCTCAAAGAGGACGGTAGCTCCTCTCAGGAACAAGTATGTATACATGAACCTCAAAACTCAAATACTAGAGCAATTTCACTGCAATATGT CAGAACTAAGTTGATGTGGAATTCTGAAACTAGAAATAACTG GGTCGGGCAACTCAATTGGAGAATAACGTGCTTCAAATG GTGTTGA
- the LOC121750504 gene encoding uncharacterized protein LOC121750504 isoform X3 — translation MATNGGSGSGRVVYADNKMERRPMKLENPFTIKVGQVFTGFGVGCGVGIGVGRPINLGAIPVLGQVMSAARGATDAFSGVQRHVNNSLKKVGAKNIEAGIGCGVGFGHGFGVGLAVKPSVLHQIHSQFLQVATGVMERLGINSSSTLSASQGIISPPSLQIGKSAVDESSYENRSRAQLANSSSNKRNGTALFSPEGTLAPSPTSATTDTEYTSQTEKVLNNFLKNLKEDGSSSQEQVCIHEPQNSNTRAISLQYVTKLMWNSETRNNWVGQLNWRITCFKWC, via the exons ATGGCGACCAACGGAGGCAGCGGCAGCGGCCGAGTCGTTTACGCGGACAATAAAATGGAAAGGAGACCGATGAAGTTAGAGAATCCATTTACCATAAAAGTGGGTCAAGTATTCACCGGTTTTGGAGTTGGTTGTGGTGTTGGCATTGGCGTCGGTCGTCCTATAAATTTAG GTGCAATACCAGTCCTGGGCCAAGTCATGAGTGCCGCCAGGGGCGCAACTGATGCATTTTCTGGTGTGCAAAGGCATGTCAATAATTCT CTAAAGAAAGTAGGTGCAAAGAACATTGAAGCTGGTATTGGCTGTGGAGTGGGTTTTGGCCATGGATTTGGAGTTG GCCTTGCTGTGAAGCCTAGTGTGCTACATCAGATACATTCACAATTTCTA CAAGTGGCAACAGGTGTGATGGAAAGACTTGGAATTAATTCCAGTTCTACCCTGTCTGCTAGCCAAGGGATTATTTCCCCTCCATCTTTACAAATTGGCAAGAGCGCGGTAGACGAATCATCATATGAAAATCGAAGCAGGGCCCAGTTAGCAAATTCATCATCTaataaaaggaatgggactgcaCTATTTTCTCCAGAGGGGACTTTAGCTCCGAGTCCGACAAGTGCTACAACAGATACAGAGTATACCAGTCAAACAGAGAAAGTCCTAAACAACTTTTTGAAAAATCTCAAAGAGGACGGTAGCTCCTCTCAGGAACAAGTATGTATACATGAACCTCAAAACTCAAATACTAGAGCAATTTCACTGCAATATGT AACTAAGTTGATGTGGAATTCTGAAACTAGAAATAACTG GGTCGGGCAACTCAATTGGAGAATAACGTGCTTCAAATG GTGTTGA
- the LOC121750428 gene encoding putative glycerol-3-phosphate transporter 4: MSNRRRNPPGIILIRGLRGKDWSLKTYRYVVLLVTFVAYTSYHASRKPSSIVKSVLDPGQQQLNSIGFCPWPLGHLFIESDAAPIAAKNKGWAPFNGEDGTWRLGAIDVAFLGSYAMGMYGAGHLGDKLDLRMFLTTGMVGSGIFVGLFGMGYFWDIHSFAFYLAMQMVAGLFQATGWPSVVAVIGNWFGKRKRGLIMGVWNAHTSTGNIAGSLLAAGVLQYGWGWSFILPGSFIFVSGILVYLFLPAYPEDIGFSNPHESHGKALASPWDEESQRLKESSVGNSSSGDRKSIGLVQACLIPGVIPFALCLFFAKLVAYTFLYWLPYYLSQTAIEGQYMSVKSAGNLSTLFDVGGIIGGILAGYVSDKLKARATTAASFMYAAIPAMIFYRRYGSISKVSNIVLMMIAGLLVNGPYALITTAVSADLGTHSSLKGDSRALATVTAIIDGTGSIGAALGPLLTGFLSSKSWDAVFYMLILGAFAAGLLLTNLVVAEIKEKFSKQLSPEQNDISGEASRPLLHDQRR; encoded by the exons ATGTCCAACCGTCGCCGAAacccccccggcatcatccTAATTCGCGGCCTCCGCGGCAAGGATTGGAGCCTCAAAACCTACCGCTACGTCGTTTTGCTCGTCACATTCGTCGCCTACACCTCCTACCATGCCTCCAGAAAGCCGAGCAGCATTGTCAAGAGCGTGCTGGATCCAGGCCAGCAGCAGCTCAATTCGATCGGATTCTGCCCCTGGCCCCTCGGCCATTTGTTCATCGAGAGCGATGCGGCGCCGATTGCGGCGAAGAACAAGGGATGGGCTCCGTTCAACGGCGAGGACGGGACGTGGAGATTGGGGGCGATTGATGTGGCCTTCCTCGGCAGTTACGCCATGGGGATGTACGGCGCTGGGCATTTGGGGGATAAATTGGACCTTCGGATGTTCCTCACGACTGGAATGGTTGGGAGCGGAATCTTCGTAGGGTTGTTTGGGATGGGTTACTTTTGGGATATTCACAGTTTCGCCTTCTATTTGGCAATGCAGATGGTTGCAGGCCTGTTCCAAGCCACGGGCTGGCCTTCTGTTGTTGCTGTGATTGGGAATTGGTTTGGGAAGAGGAAGAGGGGATTGATTATGGGGGTGTGGAACGCTCACACTTCGACCGGGAACATTGCTGGATCCTTGCTTGCTGCTGGTGTGTTGCAGTATGGGTGGGGATGGAGCTTTATTCTCCCCGGGTCATTTATATTTGTTAGTGGGATATTAGTGTATCTCTTCCTGCCTGCTTACCCTGAAGATATTGGATTCTCGAACCCCCACGAGTCTCATGGGAAGGCGCTGGCGTCGCCTTGGGATGAGGAGTCGCAGAGGTTGAAGGAGAGTTCGGTTGGAAACTCGAGTTCTGGAGATAGGAAGAGTATTGGACTGGTTCAAGCTTGTTTGATACCGGGAGTTATTCCGTTTGCACTCTGTCTCTTCTTTGCCAAGCTGGTTGCGTATACGTTTCTCTATTGGTTGCCTTACTACCTTAGTCAGACTG CTATTGAGGGACAGTATATGTCGGTGAAGTCTGCAGGAAATCTTTCTACATTGTTTGATGTTGGAGGGATAATTGGTGGAATTTTAGCTGGTTATGTATCTGACAAGCTTAAAGCACGAGctactactgctgctagctTCATGTATGCTGCAATACCTGCTATGATCTTTTACCGTAGATATGGAAGCATCTCAAAAGTCAGCAACATTGTTCTTATGATGATAGCTGGTTTACTTGTGAATGGGCCTTATGCACTTATCACAACTGCAGTTTCTGCTGATCTTGGCACTCACAGTTCTTTAAAAGGCGATTCACGGGCATTGGCAACAGTTACAGCAATAATTGATGGTACTGGATCTATTGGTGCTGCTCTAGGTCCTCTTCTCACTGGATTTCTTTCTTCAAAGAGTTGGGATGCAGTTTTCTACATGCTTATACTTGGTGCTTTTGCTGCTGGTCTGCTTCTTACTAACTTGGTAGTTgctgaaattaaagaaaaattctCCAAACAGTTGTCACCTGAACAAAATGATATTTCAG GTGAAGCCTCTCGGCCCCTTTTGCACGATCAAAGGCGTTGA